The following proteins come from a genomic window of Oricola thermophila:
- a CDS encoding NAD(P)H-hydrate dehydratase produces MIASIFFIYRQASTMLCAPTQADGVPIGNAPNCRRQSSNPRTISRTWSKVSGVCGRRPCLQRSRTVHRAQNMCICEDVVVSIREDRILSHAVLACEQMAHADRWTIENAQIPGTTLMENAGAAVARAVLERFGHARRALVLCGPGNNGGDGYVAARILQESGMSVTAYAFGTPRGGTDAAIARSRYSGAVEPPEEFEPSRDDVVVDAIFGAGLTRDLPERVLVALHKARSATCPVVAVDLPSGVNGDSGADLGGALTADVTVTFFRKKPGHLLFPGRQACGEVVVADIGVRAEALAAKPPVIFENVPQLWGPVLPKPDATWHKYSRGHAAVFSGGKHATGAARLAALAAQRTGAGAVTILGQPDALDIHAAHLTSIMLRPCAPDDSYDRLGELKGCRACVLGPGFGDFTTARRLALSILQEADRTGLRLVLDADGITAFASESKALFDVAHAVVGQALVLTPHEGEFGRLFPDLAEDRSLSKVDKAVAAAARANAVVLYKGPDTVVAAPDGRAAINTNATSSLATAGSGDVLSGVIGGLVAQGLPLWEAACAAAWLHGEAGGAAGPLAVAEDIVARIPVAFGLLNQGRDTRAPWP; encoded by the coding sequence ATGATCGCTTCGATCTTTTTCATCTACAGGCAAGCCTCCACGATGTTGTGTGCCCCTACACAAGCAGATGGTGTGCCAATTGGAAATGCGCCGAATTGCCGTAGACAATCGAGCAATCCCCGCACAATCTCCCGGACCTGGAGCAAAGTTTCGGGCGTTTGCGGTCGACGGCCGTGTTTGCAGCGCTCAAGAACTGTGCATCGTGCCCAAAATATGTGCATTTGTGAGGATGTGGTGGTGTCCATTCGCGAAGACCGAATTCTGTCTCATGCCGTACTTGCTTGCGAGCAGATGGCGCATGCAGACCGGTGGACGATCGAGAACGCCCAAATCCCGGGAACAACATTGATGGAGAATGCCGGGGCGGCGGTAGCGCGCGCTGTCCTGGAGCGTTTTGGCCATGCAAGGCGGGCGCTGGTCCTTTGCGGGCCCGGCAACAACGGCGGCGATGGATATGTTGCCGCCCGCATCCTGCAGGAAAGCGGCATGTCCGTGACGGCATATGCCTTTGGCACGCCGCGAGGCGGGACCGATGCGGCGATCGCGCGGTCGCGATATTCCGGCGCAGTGGAGCCGCCCGAGGAATTCGAACCGTCGCGTGATGATGTCGTCGTCGATGCGATATTCGGCGCAGGGCTGACGAGGGACTTGCCGGAGCGCGTCCTGGTTGCGCTCCACAAGGCGAGATCGGCGACATGCCCGGTCGTCGCGGTGGATCTGCCGAGCGGCGTCAATGGTGACAGCGGTGCGGATCTGGGAGGTGCGCTTACGGCGGATGTGACGGTCACGTTCTTCCGCAAGAAACCCGGCCATCTGCTTTTTCCGGGCCGGCAGGCCTGCGGTGAGGTGGTTGTCGCGGATATCGGAGTGCGTGCGGAAGCCCTTGCGGCGAAACCGCCGGTCATCTTCGAGAACGTGCCGCAGCTGTGGGGTCCGGTTTTGCCGAAGCCGGATGCGACCTGGCACAAATATTCCCGCGGTCACGCAGCGGTATTCTCCGGAGGGAAGCATGCCACTGGAGCAGCCAGGCTGGCGGCGCTGGCCGCACAACGTACGGGCGCGGGAGCGGTGACCATTCTTGGCCAGCCGGATGCGCTGGACATTCATGCCGCGCACCTGACATCGATCATGCTGAGGCCCTGCGCGCCGGATGACTCCTATGATCGGCTGGGTGAGCTCAAGGGATGCAGGGCATGTGTGCTGGGACCCGGTTTCGGTGACTTCACCACCGCCCGCCGGCTCGCCTTGTCGATATTGCAGGAAGCGGACAGGACCGGATTGCGCCTCGTCCTGGATGCTGACGGGATCACCGCCTTTGCATCGGAGAGCAAGGCGCTGTTCGATGTTGCCCATGCCGTTGTGGGACAAGCATTGGTGCTGACGCCCCATGAGGGCGAATTCGGCAGGCTTTTTCCAGATCTGGCCGAGGACAGGTCGCTTTCGAAGGTCGACAAGGCGGTTGCTGCGGCGGCGCGGGCCAACGCGGTCGTGCTCTACAAGGGACCGGATACGGTCGTCGCTGCGCCGGACGGACGTGCGGCGATCAATACGAACGCGACGTCCTCATTGGCGACTGCGGGTTCCGGCGATGTGCTGTCCGGAGTGATCGGCGGCCTGGTGGCTCAGGGCTTGCCATTGTGGGAAGCCGCATGTGCTGCGGCATGGCTTCACGGGGAAGCGGGCGGGGCAGCCGGCCCGCTGGCTGTCGCCGAGGATATCGTGGCGCGAATTCCTGTTGCTTTCGGCTTGCTGAACCAGGGCCGGGACACTCGAGCGCCCTGGCCCTGA
- a CDS encoding RluA family pseudouridine synthase: protein MAGVEQKTVDEDEAGMRVDRWFKVHYPALAFGALQKLLRTGQVRVDGSRVKADTRLEAGQTVRVPPMAAAAAPAKGPMTAKTIRNQSDEEALRQMILFEDRKVMVLNKPAGLAVQGGSGLTRHVDGMLEAFRNARGEKPRLVHRIDRDTSGILVIARTRGAAQRLTASFRERDTRKTYWALVKSVPRKREGRISTWLVKEQTRDGDRMRVCRHGEPDAEHAVTVYRTVETAGQRLSWLELEPVTGRTHQLRVHCAHIGHAIVGDPKYFDEDPNWEFPGGMQKKLHLHARRIVIPHPDGGIINVTAPLPPHMVQSWNLLGFKEADAEVEAED from the coding sequence ATGGCAGGCGTCGAACAGAAGACCGTTGACGAGGACGAGGCGGGCATGCGCGTCGACCGCTGGTTCAAGGTGCATTATCCCGCTCTTGCCTTCGGCGCGTTGCAGAAACTGCTGCGCACCGGGCAGGTGCGCGTCGATGGCAGCCGCGTCAAGGCAGACACCCGGCTCGAGGCGGGCCAGACCGTCCGCGTCCCGCCCATGGCGGCAGCCGCGGCGCCGGCGAAGGGGCCGATGACCGCGAAGACGATCCGCAACCAGTCGGACGAGGAAGCCCTCCGGCAGATGATCCTGTTCGAGGACAGGAAGGTGATGGTGCTGAACAAGCCGGCGGGGCTGGCGGTGCAGGGCGGGTCCGGGCTGACGCGGCACGTGGACGGGATGCTGGAAGCATTCCGGAACGCCAGGGGCGAGAAACCGCGGCTGGTCCATCGCATCGACCGCGACACGTCAGGCATTCTCGTGATCGCACGCACGCGCGGCGCCGCCCAGCGCCTGACGGCCTCGTTCCGTGAACGCGACACCAGGAAGACCTACTGGGCGCTTGTGAAGTCCGTTCCGCGAAAGCGGGAGGGCCGCATATCCACCTGGCTGGTCAAGGAGCAGACGCGTGACGGCGACCGGATGCGGGTGTGCAGGCACGGAGAGCCCGATGCCGAGCACGCGGTGACGGTCTACCGCACGGTGGAGACCGCGGGGCAACGCCTGTCGTGGCTGGAACTGGAGCCGGTCACAGGGCGCACGCACCAGCTCCGCGTGCATTGTGCGCATATTGGCCATGCGATTGTCGGCGATCCGAAATATTTCGACGAGGATCCGAACTGGGAATTTCCGGGCGGGATGCAGAAGAAGCTGCATCTCCATGCCCGCAGGATCGTCATTCCCCATCCCGACGGCGGCATCATAAACGTGACGGCGCCGCTGCCGCCGCACATGGTGCAGAGCTGGAACCTGCTCGGCTTCAAGGAAGCCGATGCAGAGGTCGAAGCCGAAGACTAG
- the crcB gene encoding fluoride efflux transporter CrcB — protein sequence MSHLLLVALGGGLGASARYLTSHALLRLAGPNFPFGTLSVNIFGSFLMGVLIAILSRRSGASMEIRSFLATGFLGGFTTFSAFSLDFVLMWERGDHWQSALYMATSVAFSILALVAGLALVRAMA from the coding sequence ATGTCTCATCTCCTTCTCGTGGCACTGGGTGGCGGTCTCGGCGCGTCGGCGCGCTATCTCACCAGTCATGCATTGTTGCGCCTGGCCGGGCCGAATTTTCCGTTCGGAACGCTTTCGGTCAACATATTCGGTTCGTTCCTGATGGGGGTGCTGATCGCAATCCTTTCCCGGCGGAGCGGAGCGAGCATGGAGATCCGCAGTTTTCTTGCGACCGGCTTTCTGGGCGGCTTCACCACGTTTTCCGCTTTCTCGCTCGATTTCGTATTGATGTGGGAACGGGGCGATCACTGGCAGAGCGCGCTCTACATGGCGACGAGTGTCGCATTCTCCATACTGGCACTCGTTGCCGGCCTCGCACTCGTTCGGGCGATGGCCTGA
- a CDS encoding P-II family nitrogen regulator codes for MKKIEAIIKPFKLDEVKEALQEVGLQGITVTEAKGFGRQKGHTELYRGAEYVVDFLPKVKVEVVVADETVEAAMEAIRNAAQTGRIGDGKIFVSNIEEVVRIRTGETGADAI; via the coding sequence ATGAAAAAGATCGAAGCGATCATCAAACCGTTTAAACTCGACGAGGTGAAGGAGGCCCTTCAGGAAGTCGGCCTGCAAGGTATCACCGTCACCGAAGCGAAGGGATTCGGACGCCAGAAGGGCCACACGGAGCTCTATCGCGGAGCCGAATACGTCGTCGATTTCCTGCCCAAGGTTAAGGTCGAGGTCGTCGTGGCCGACGAAACCGTCGAGGCCGCCATGGAAGCAATCCGCAACGCGGCACAAACAGGTCGAATCGGCGACGGCAAGATCTTCGTGTCCAACATTGAGGAAGTGGTTCGGATACGCACCGGCGAAACCGGCGCCGATGCCATCTGA
- a CDS encoding MBL fold metallo-hydrolase RNA specificity domain-containing protein, with amino-acid sequence MATLSFYGAAGTVTGSCSMVEAAGSRFLVDCGMFQGNKTIRALNDKPFPFDPAADFLLLTHAHIDHSGLLPKLVKHGFSGPIYCTPPTADLLSFMLLDSAKIQRSNTERYNRKRARRGEEPVEPIYTEEDARATLELLRGYDYDQWFEPKPGIHVRYWNAGHILGSASVEVKFADDSNGNTMRLLFSGDIGPEEKVFHPEPDAERGFDYVICESTYGDRDRDDYTLVARREHLRKELVRGLSAGGNVVIPAFAVERSQELLHDIGVLLARNELPETTVFLDSPLAKAVTEVFIKHAGTLDDVELDEAALFRDPRFRLVQDVEESKAINRITGGAIIISASGMADAGRIQHHIKNNIWRSNATILFVGYQAPGTLGHYISSGEPVVRIHGKEYLVKAEIRRLGNYSAHADQGELLDWVQERGPVAGRLFLNHGDDDAREELARLLAERGFDRDKIVLPQMDETFELVAGDAKSKGRLPDRIPRTELLTDWNNDYAAFLLALEQHLQDAGNDAERREIIARLRGAL; translated from the coding sequence ATGGCGACTCTTTCATTCTACGGCGCGGCGGGAACGGTCACCGGATCCTGCTCGATGGTCGAGGCTGCGGGTTCCCGCTTCCTCGTCGACTGCGGCATGTTTCAGGGCAACAAGACAATCCGCGCCCTCAACGACAAGCCGTTTCCGTTCGATCCCGCCGCCGACTTCCTCCTTCTCACCCATGCACATATCGACCATTCCGGCCTGCTGCCCAAGCTGGTCAAGCACGGCTTTTCCGGCCCGATCTATTGCACGCCGCCAACCGCCGATCTGCTGAGTTTCATGCTGCTGGACTCGGCCAAGATCCAGCGTTCGAACACGGAACGATACAATCGCAAGCGCGCGCGCCGCGGCGAGGAACCCGTCGAGCCGATCTACACCGAGGAAGATGCACGGGCGACCCTCGAACTGCTGCGTGGTTACGACTACGACCAGTGGTTCGAACCGAAACCCGGCATACATGTCCGCTACTGGAATGCCGGACACATTCTCGGATCGGCCTCGGTCGAGGTGAAGTTTGCCGACGATTCGAATGGCAACACGATGCGCCTGCTGTTTTCAGGCGATATCGGACCGGAGGAAAAGGTCTTCCATCCCGAGCCGGATGCCGAGCGCGGTTTCGACTATGTCATCTGCGAAAGCACCTATGGTGACCGCGACCGCGACGACTACACCCTGGTCGCGCGGCGCGAACACTTGCGCAAGGAACTGGTTCGCGGCCTCTCGGCCGGCGGAAATGTGGTCATTCCGGCTTTCGCCGTCGAGCGCAGCCAGGAACTGCTCCACGACATCGGCGTCCTTCTTGCCAGGAACGAGCTGCCGGAGACAACCGTGTTCCTCGACTCCCCCCTGGCGAAGGCCGTGACCGAGGTGTTCATCAAGCATGCCGGCACCCTCGATGACGTCGAGCTGGACGAGGCCGCCCTGTTCCGCGACCCGAGGTTCCGCCTTGTCCAGGATGTCGAGGAAAGCAAGGCGATCAACAGGATCACGGGCGGCGCGATCATCATCTCGGCCAGCGGAATGGCTGATGCAGGGCGGATCCAGCATCACATCAAGAACAACATCTGGCGATCCAACGCCACGATCCTTTTCGTGGGCTACCAGGCGCCAGGCACGCTCGGCCACTACATATCCAGCGGTGAGCCCGTCGTACGCATCCATGGCAAGGAATATCTGGTCAAGGCGGAAATCCGCAGGCTGGGCAACTATTCCGCCCATGCCGATCAGGGCGAGCTCCTGGATTGGGTACAGGAGCGCGGTCCCGTTGCCGGGCGCCTGTTCCTGAACCACGGGGACGACGATGCGCGCGAAGAACTTGCGCGGCTGCTCGCCGAACGCGGCTTCGACCGCGACAAGATCGTCCTGCCGCAGATGGACGAGACATTCGAACTGGTGGCGGGAGACGCGAAGTCCAAGGGAAGGCTGCCCGATCGCATTCCGCGTACCGAGTTGCTGACGGACTGGAACAATGACTACGCTGCCTTCCTGCTCGCGCTGGAACAGCACCTTCAGGATGCCGGAAACGATGCCGAGAGGCGGGAGATCATCGCCCGGCTGCGCGGCGCGCTCTAG
- a CDS encoding methyl-accepting chemotaxis protein yields MQLRISQKMALFAPMSIAGMLIVTAIFLFGATWQDRLTTRANDAADLAFVIGNIDAQTIEARRVEKDYLLTGDEALIAEHERLSMDTAAQIERLRGLAQSTGNTGLLDDIDQLDEAFGAYVSDFQTLVESHKLLGFDGDSGLRGELKSAVNEVEKTLESLEAPLFKISLLQMRTLERDFILTHDRVYADRHAAEIQNFYGIWEKLGLIWVAERNEVNAKIGVYGMVFQEYVNETLREAELRGRLAAVLEPIIDKMIGELDTLKNNAREQADAAATSTTKYAILTVIGGTVVIGAVVWLISRSVKVPLASTGRVMARLAEGDIEVEIAGTDRRDEIGDMARALAVFRDSEVARRRAEAQAEETRKLSDRERAARDAERQAEAEDLQRAINALGEGLRDLSAGNLAVRIDEPFVSQLDSLRIDFNNSVEKLGESIRAAVGSAATIENGTKGIARAAEDLSRRTEQQASALEQTAAALGEMTESVRSTAQSAQEAGEQAAATAADADKSGKVVEDAVAAMAEIEESSRQISEIISVINEIAFQTNLLALNAGVEAARAGEAGQGFAVVAQEVRELAQRCADAAHEIQNLIETSDRKVSAGVGLVGATGKSLAAIVEQVNTVNNHIASIVVSMREQSAGIEQINSAIGEMDSNTQKNAAMVEETTSGIRALAEEAAALGADMKQFRLEEAAPGEQQASGDAPERTETEAAPEFLAEGSAVIAKAPAEWTEF; encoded by the coding sequence ATGCAGTTGCGTATTTCGCAGAAGATGGCGCTGTTCGCACCCATGTCGATTGCAGGAATGCTTATCGTAACAGCGATCTTCCTGTTCGGTGCGACATGGCAAGACCGACTGACCACCCGCGCCAATGACGCAGCCGATCTTGCATTCGTGATCGGCAATATCGATGCCCAGACAATCGAGGCACGCCGGGTAGAGAAGGACTATCTTCTGACCGGCGACGAAGCGCTGATCGCCGAGCATGAAAGACTGTCGATGGACACGGCGGCGCAAATTGAGCGTCTCCGCGGTCTCGCTCAGAGTACCGGAAACACTGGGCTGCTTGACGACATCGATCAACTGGACGAGGCCTTCGGCGCCTATGTCTCGGACTTTCAGACTCTGGTGGAGTCGCACAAGCTTCTTGGCTTCGATGGTGACAGTGGCCTGCGTGGTGAACTGAAGTCCGCGGTCAACGAAGTGGAAAAGACCCTGGAGTCGCTGGAAGCGCCTTTGTTCAAGATCAGCCTGCTTCAAATGCGCACTCTTGAGCGCGACTTCATTCTGACCCACGACCGGGTATACGCCGATCGCCACGCGGCCGAAATCCAGAATTTCTATGGTATCTGGGAAAAGCTCGGGCTGATCTGGGTGGCCGAGCGCAACGAGGTCAATGCCAAGATCGGTGTCTATGGCATGGTATTCCAGGAATATGTCAACGAGACCCTGCGCGAGGCCGAGTTGCGCGGTCGGTTGGCCGCCGTGCTGGAGCCGATCATCGACAAAATGATCGGGGAACTTGATACGCTGAAGAACAATGCCCGCGAACAGGCTGACGCGGCTGCGACGAGTACCACCAAATACGCCATCTTGACTGTCATCGGCGGCACTGTCGTCATCGGCGCGGTCGTCTGGCTGATCAGCCGCTCGGTCAAGGTACCACTCGCCTCGACAGGACGCGTGATGGCCCGTCTCGCCGAGGGCGATATCGAAGTGGAGATCGCTGGAACCGACCGGCGCGACGAGATCGGCGACATGGCCAGGGCCTTGGCCGTCTTCCGCGACAGCGAGGTTGCCCGGAGGCGGGCCGAGGCACAGGCCGAGGAGACCCGCAAGCTCAGCGACCGCGAGCGCGCAGCCCGCGACGCGGAACGCCAGGCGGAGGCAGAAGATCTTCAAAGGGCGATCAATGCGCTCGGCGAAGGCCTGCGTGACCTTTCGGCCGGCAACCTCGCCGTCCGGATCGACGAGCCCTTCGTGTCGCAGCTCGACAGCCTGCGCATCGACTTCAACAACTCGGTCGAGAAGCTCGGCGAGTCGATCCGCGCTGCAGTCGGCAGCGCCGCGACGATCGAGAACGGAACGAAGGGCATCGCGCGGGCGGCGGAGGACCTGTCGCGCCGCACCGAACAGCAGGCCTCAGCACTGGAGCAGACCGCGGCCGCACTCGGCGAAATGACGGAATCCGTCCGGTCGACCGCTCAGAGCGCGCAGGAGGCCGGCGAACAGGCGGCTGCCACCGCAGCTGACGCTGACAAGTCCGGCAAGGTCGTCGAGGATGCGGTCGCGGCGATGGCGGAAATCGAGGAATCCTCCCGCCAGATTTCCGAGATCATAAGCGTCATCAACGAGATCGCCTTCCAGACCAACCTGCTGGCGCTCAATGCCGGCGTCGAGGCCGCGCGGGCGGGCGAGGCCGGCCAGGGTTTCGCGGTGGTCGCCCAGGAGGTGCGCGAGCTGGCGCAGCGCTGCGCGGACGCGGCGCACGAAATCCAGAACCTGATCGAGACCTCGGACCGAAAGGTCTCGGCCGGCGTCGGACTCGTCGGTGCCACTGGCAAGTCGCTCGCGGCGATAGTCGAGCAGGTCAACACGGTGAACAACCACATCGCGTCAATCGTCGTCTCGATGCGCGAGCAGTCTGCCGGCATCGAGCAGATCAACAGCGCGATCGGCGAGATGGACTCCAATACCCAGAAGAACGCTGCGATGGTGGAGGAAACGACATCCGGCATCCGCGCGCTTGCCGAAGAAGCGGCCGCGCTCGGAGCCGACATGAAGCAGTTCCGGCTGGAGGAGGCCGCTCCCGGCGAACAGCAGGCGTCCGGAGATGCGCCGGAACGGACGGAGACAGAGGCGGCGCCGGAATTCCTTGCCGAGGGCAGCGCGGTCATCGCGAAGGCCCCCGCGGAATGGACGGAATTCTGA
- the glnA gene encoding type I glutamate--ammonia ligase: MSANDILKNIKDSEIKFVDLRFTDPRGKMHHVTIDTAVVDEDMFADGVMFDGSSIAGWKAINESDMVLMPDTETAHMDPFYAQSTMAIFCDILDPVSGEGYSRDPRMTAKKAEAYVKSGGFGDTAYFGPEPEFFLFDDVRFSSDMYNTGFQVDSVELPTNNDAEYETGNLGHRPRVKGGYFPVNPVDSAQDIRSEMLTVLAEMGVKTEKHHHEVAAAQHELSMLFNTLTFKADEVQLYKYVVHNVAHAYGKTATFMPKPVYGDNGTGMHVHQSIWGDGKPLMAGDGYAGLSETCLYYIGGIIKHAKALNAFTNPSTNSYKRLVPGFEAPVLLAYSARNRSASCRIPFSTSPKGKRVEIRFPDPTANPYLAFAAMLMAGLDGIKNKIHPGDPMDKDLYDLPAEELAGIPTVCGSLREAIAALREDNEFLKAGGVFDEDQIEAYLELKEEENIRYEHTPHPVEYDMYYSV; this comes from the coding sequence ATGAGTGCAAATGACATTCTGAAGAACATCAAGGACAGCGAGATCAAGTTCGTCGACCTGCGTTTTACCGATCCGCGCGGCAAGATGCATCACGTCACGATTGATACCGCTGTTGTCGACGAGGACATGTTCGCCGACGGTGTGATGTTCGACGGATCTTCGATTGCCGGCTGGAAGGCGATCAATGAGTCCGACATGGTGCTTATGCCCGATACAGAGACGGCCCATATGGACCCGTTCTATGCACAGTCCACCATGGCTATCTTCTGCGACATCCTCGACCCGGTTTCCGGCGAGGGCTATTCCCGCGATCCGCGCATGACTGCGAAGAAAGCCGAAGCCTACGTCAAATCCGGCGGTTTCGGCGATACTGCCTATTTTGGGCCGGAACCCGAATTCTTCCTGTTCGATGACGTCCGCTTCTCCTCGGACATGTACAACACCGGCTTCCAGGTCGATTCGGTCGAGCTGCCCACGAACAACGACGCCGAATACGAAACGGGCAACCTTGGCCACCGCCCGCGCGTAAAGGGCGGCTACTTCCCGGTCAACCCGGTCGATTCCGCACAGGATATCCGGTCCGAGATGCTGACGGTCCTCGCCGAGATGGGCGTGAAGACGGAAAAGCATCACCACGAGGTGGCCGCCGCTCAGCACGAGCTTTCGATGCTGTTCAATACGCTCACCTTCAAGGCCGATGAGGTCCAGCTCTACAAGTACGTGGTTCACAACGTGGCCCATGCCTACGGCAAGACAGCGACCTTCATGCCGAAGCCCGTCTATGGCGACAATGGCACCGGAATGCACGTCCACCAGTCGATCTGGGGTGATGGCAAGCCGCTCATGGCCGGCGACGGCTATGCCGGGCTGTCGGAAACCTGCCTCTACTACATCGGCGGCATCATCAAGCACGCCAAGGCGCTCAACGCCTTCACCAACCCGTCGACGAACTCCTACAAGCGTCTCGTCCCCGGATTCGAGGCACCGGTGCTGCTTGCATATTCGGCACGGAACCGTTCGGCATCCTGCCGGATTCCGTTCTCCACCTCGCCGAAGGGCAAACGTGTCGAAATCCGCTTCCCGGATCCGACCGCAAACCCCTACCTGGCATTTGCCGCTATGCTGATGGCCGGCCTCGACGGCATCAAGAACAAGATCCATCCGGGCGACCCGATGGACAAGGACCTCTACGACCTTCCGGCGGAAGAGCTGGCCGGCATTCCGACTGTATGCGGTTCGCTCCGCGAGGCGATTGCGGCCCTGCGGGAGGACAACGAGTTCCTGAAAGCCGGAGGCGTCTTCGACGAAGATCAGATCGAGGCATATCTCGAGCTCAAGGAAGAGGAAAACATCCGCTACGAGCATACGCCGCACCCGGTCGAGTACGACATGTATTACTCCGTCTGA
- a CDS encoding flavodoxin domain-containing protein — protein MRILVLYATVEGHTRKIVGHLTSTLEKAGHDVRLIDSTGDDTVPAADEFDAVIAAAPVHVGSFPAPLRRFVKANAETLMARPGAFISVSLSAASADKGEVQEIADCVEEFSKETGWWPISIHHAAGALKYTEYDFFRRWMLKRIAGKEGGPTDTSRDHEFTDWNALDAFVKEFVEQAPNLAGKI, from the coding sequence ATGCGCATTCTAGTCCTGTACGCAACAGTCGAAGGCCACACGCGGAAGATCGTCGGGCACCTGACATCGACGCTCGAAAAGGCCGGCCACGATGTTCGCCTGATCGATTCGACCGGCGACGACACCGTGCCCGCAGCTGACGAATTCGATGCCGTAATCGCCGCCGCGCCCGTGCATGTCGGCAGTTTCCCCGCGCCGCTTCGCCGTTTCGTGAAGGCCAATGCGGAAACGCTGATGGCGCGGCCGGGTGCATTCATCTCCGTATCGCTGTCCGCCGCGTCGGCGGACAAGGGCGAGGTGCAGGAGATCGCCGACTGCGTGGAGGAATTCAGCAAGGAAACCGGGTGGTGGCCGATCTCCATTCATCATGCAGCCGGGGCGTTGAAATACACCGAGTATGATTTCTTCCGGCGCTGGATGCTGAAGCGGATCGCCGGCAAGGAAGGCGGGCCGACCGACACGTCCCGCGATCACGAATTTACCGACTGGAACGCGCTCGACGCGTTCGTGAAGGAATTCGTGGAGCAGGCACCCAATTTGGCCGGAAAAATCTGA
- a CDS encoding FKBP-type peptidyl-prolyl cis-trans isomerase, giving the protein MTEAQHGNTVHIHYTGKLTDGTVFDSSDGREPLQFELGAGQVIPGLDKAMRGMSVGETKTVTIPSEEAYGPHHPEGVHVVPRGELPPHIDTEIGARLQAQGGDGTVINLTVVDANEETVTLDANHPLAGKDLVFEVELVAVS; this is encoded by the coding sequence ATGACCGAAGCCCAGCACGGAAACACCGTGCATATTCACTACACCGGCAAGCTGACAGACGGCACCGTGTTCGATTCTTCCGATGGCCGCGAGCCTCTCCAGTTCGAACTCGGCGCCGGCCAGGTGATTCCCGGCCTCGACAAGGCAATGCGCGGGATGAGCGTCGGCGAGACCAAGACGGTAACCATTCCCTCCGAAGAGGCCTATGGCCCCCATCATCCCGAGGGCGTCCATGTCGTGCCGCGCGGTGAACTGCCGCCCCATATCGACACGGAGATCGGCGCACGCCTTCAGGCGCAGGGCGGCGACGGCACTGTCATCAACCTGACCGTCGTGGACGCGAATGAGGAGACGGTGACGCTGGACGCCAACCATCCCCTCGCCGGCAAGGATCTCGTCTTCGAAGTGGAGCTTGTCGCCGTCAGCTGA
- a CDS encoding Hsp20/alpha crystallin family protein has translation MAEDRKSNVPSMWSAGLFDDFRREMDELISGFFGGERRWPAQSRNWANLPVGVVNPAIDVTENDEAITLTAELPGLAEDDIDLTVREGILTLKGEKKHERDEEKDNVHVTERSYGSFQRTMPVPDRVNADKISAKFDKGVLKVVMPKKPEAVAAARKIKIEG, from the coding sequence ATGGCTGAAGATAGAAAAAGCAATGTTCCTTCCATGTGGTCTGCCGGTCTCTTCGACGATTTCCGCAGGGAGATGGACGAGCTGATTTCCGGCTTCTTCGGCGGCGAGCGCCGCTGGCCCGCGCAATCGCGGAATTGGGCAAACCTTCCTGTCGGCGTCGTCAATCCGGCAATCGACGTGACCGAGAATGATGAGGCAATCACGCTGACGGCAGAATTGCCCGGCCTCGCGGAAGACGATATCGATCTCACGGTGCGCGAGGGCATTCTGACGCTTAAGGGCGAAAAGAAGCACGAGCGCGACGAGGAAAAGGACAACGTCCACGTCACCGAGCGTTCCTACGGATCGTTCCAGCGCACCATGCCGGTTCCTGACCGGGTGAACGCGGACAAGATCAGCGCGAAATTCGACAAGGGCGTCCTCAAGGTCGTGATGCCGAAGAAGCCGGAGGCAGTGGCAGCCGCCCGCAAGATCAAGATCGAGGGATGA